A genomic region of Nostoc sp. UHCC 0702 contains the following coding sequences:
- a CDS encoding GNAT family N-acetyltransferase — translation MKIHFKLAENIDVEALLILIQELYEVDGCIPFNQVVARNALIQLLNDESMGRVWLIQYQSQPIGYVVLTLGYSLEFGGRDAFIDELYIQANYQGQGIGKQTIKFLEEVCISLNVQALHLEVERKNTSAQGFYRRVGFEDHERYLMTKRLNNPV, via the coding sequence ATGAAAATTCACTTCAAGCTAGCAGAAAATATTGATGTTGAGGCACTTCTCATCTTAATCCAGGAACTGTATGAAGTAGATGGTTGTATCCCCTTTAATCAGGTTGTTGCTCGTAATGCTCTGATTCAATTGCTGAATGATGAGTCAATGGGTCGGGTCTGGTTAATTCAGTACCAGAGTCAACCAATTGGTTATGTCGTTCTCACACTAGGCTATAGCCTGGAATTTGGAGGGCGTGATGCTTTCATTGATGAACTCTACATCCAAGCTAATTACCAAGGTCAGGGCATAGGTAAGCAAACAATTAAGTTTCTTGAGGAGGTTTGCATTTCGCTCAATGTTCAGGCATTACATTTGGAAGTTGAGCGGAAAAATACTTCTGCTCAAGGTTTTTATCGCCGAGTTGGGTTTGAAGATCATGAACGCTATCTGATGACAAAACGGCTGAATAATCCCGTTTAA
- a CDS encoding tetratricopeptide repeat protein: MSQKTILSNLNNIDSIEFYKQSLKIATEIGDRYKQVKSLSQLANAYQCLGEQEQAIKFYQQWLDISRNIQDSNAEAKALSGLGNAYQCLGNLDQAIDFYHQWLAITRKIGDRTGEAIALGSLGNTYESLGFYQQAIEFYQQWLEIARKIGDRTGEAIALGNLGNIYESTRQYQQAIEFYQQWLNVVKLTGDRSGEAICLSGLGNVYDYLGQYQQAIKFYQQSLQVRKQISDHTGEANVWFNLGLVLEKINQESAAIDTYRNAKRLYQKIGFNPSVQDCNQAIEFLENKQAIAPSRFWLWKWLNNLLQLIKTGSK, from the coding sequence ATGAGCCAAAAAACTATCCTTAGTAACTTAAATAACATTGATTCTATTGAATTTTATAAGCAGAGTTTAAAAATAGCCACAGAAATAGGCGATCGCTACAAGCAAGTGAAATCTTTATCTCAGCTAGCTAATGCTTACCAATGCTTGGGAGAGCAAGAGCAGGCGATTAAATTTTATCAGCAATGGCTTGATATTTCTAGAAACATTCAAGATAGCAATGCCGAAGCTAAGGCGTTGTCTGGGTTGGGCAATGCTTACCAATGCTTGGGAAACTTAGACCAGGCAATTGATTTCTACCACCAATGGTTGGCTATAACCAGGAAAATAGGCGATCGCACTGGGGAAGCCATTGCCTTGGGCAGTTTGGGCAACACTTACGAATCTTTGGGATTTTACCAACAAGCAATTGAATTTTACCAGCAGTGGTTAGAGATCGCAAGGAAAATAGGCGATCGCACTGGGGAAGCGATTGCTTTAGGCAATTTGGGCAATATTTATGAGTCCACCAGGCAATACCAACAAGCAATTGAGTTTTACCAGCAGTGGTTAAATGTAGTAAAATTAACAGGCGATCGCTCCGGCGAAGCCATTTGTTTGTCTGGGCTAGGTAATGTTTATGACTACTTGGGACAGTACCAGCAAGCAATCAAGTTTTATCAGCAGTCTTTGCAGGTAAGAAAGCAAATTAGTGACCACACTGGAGAAGCTAACGTCTGGTTTAATTTAGGTCTAGTATTAGAAAAAATCAATCAAGAATCCGCGGCTATAGATACCTATCGCAATGCCAAAAGACTCTATCAAAAGATCGGATTTAATCCCAGTGTACAAGATTGCAATCAAGCCATTGAGTTTCTG